The window CTTTGATGTAAGAATAGTGGTCCAAGGAACGCATAAAATCTTTAACGAGCTTTTCTGGAGGCATAGTCTGTTTTCCCCGATCTTTTACCATACAAAGCAAGAAATATACCAGTTCCCAAGAGACACCTCGTTTTTAATAACTTATTGTTATTTATTGCTTTTATTCCATGCAGGCACCTTGCAAGGAGCGACTCCTGATATATAATTTGGGCAAGTTGTTGCCGATAGAGGCAAAAGTTTGCCGTTTTAAAAATGAATCTGTTTGACACTCAGAGCCTATTCGTGATAATATCTTTTCGGCCATTGTTTTATCCAGCCCTTAGCCTGCGGTCTTGACTACCGGACAAATGGCTCAAAAAGTTGGTTGATAATTAAGGATAGACAGGCTTCTATAAGTCATAGGATATCCGAGATCTAAAGCTGCAAAGACCTGTGAAAATACAATCTCTATATATAAAACACCTTCAAAAATCGATCATGCAGGAGTTTATCCTGGGTTCTGATGTGATGCATTCCATCATGAAGGAGGTTGATCAAGTAGCAAAATACGATGTGAATGTGCTCATTATAGGAGAAAGCGGCACAGGCAAGGAACTGCTTGCCAAGATCATTCACCTGCAAAGCTCCAGGGCTGAAAATCCTTTTGTACCGGTTAACTGCGGTATTCTTTCCGGCCTGATGTTTGAGGACAAGCTTTTCGGGCATGAAAAGGGCTCCTTTACAGGGGCCATCCGTCGGGAAAAGGGCTGCCTTGAGCTGGCTGACAAAGGAACCCTGTTTCTCGATGAGGTCGCTGAAATACCACTGGAAAACCAGGTGGACTTTTTGCGGGTACTGGAAGATTTCCAATTTATACGGATCGGAGGAAATGAGCTGATTAAGGTTGACATCCGCCTTATCTCGGCAACCAATAAGGACCTCAAGACTGAGATGAGGCAGGGGTTGTTTCGCGATGATCTTTTTTACCGACTTCACCTGGTTCCTATATATATACCTCCTTTGAGAGAGAGAAAATCGGTTATCCCCAAGATGGTGGATCGCTTTCTAGATCAATTGGCAGCCAATTACAAAAGGCCCAAACCCACGATAAAATTAGAGGTCATCGATATTTTCTCTCGTTACAATTGGCCCGGCAATGTCAGGGAATTGAAAAATCTTGTGGAAAGAGTGTTCATTATCAATAATGACGATGTTATAAATATAGAACATCTCCCTTCCGACTTCTTGTGGCATTTTAGAGATCCTCCCAGGATGATGAACCTGGAAGAAGTTAAGCAATCGGCCGAAACAAAAGCCGTCCTGGATGCGCTCTACCGTGTGGGAGGCGACAGGAAACGAGCAGCCGGAATGCTGGCCATCAGCCCTCGAACGTTGAGACACAAGCTCAACAAATATAACTTAAAGGTGGACCGAAAGGGTAAGCCAATGACTGAGATCTCATCGGCCACCCTGAAGAAAGGTCTGTCGTAAAAACGGTTGGTTTATGTTTGGATTAAAACAGTTTTTCAAAAAACTACTGAAAGATGATCCCAAAAAAGTTAAACATAAGGTCGCAGTTGAAGACCTTCGGAATGCTTTTACAAACAGGTATTTGAATTTTAAGACCCTTCTAAGCACAAATAACAAGGTGTTGGAACTCATAACCGACATGGAACAGACATTTTCGGGAAGCCGCACTTTCGGAATGTCCTTTATTCGGGCGAACTGTACAGCAATTTCAGTCAATATATATAAGATCATCAGTTGCTTAAATGAAATAGCAAATGATAAATATAAAGAACTTCCAAGGGTACTTGAAGATATTCTTCTAAAAATTGACAGGGAGTTACAACAAAAAAAGTTAGAGACCGGGGGCGAATTAATCCTTTTGCTTGAGGGCATCGATAAAACAATGGCCGACCATGTTGGAGCCAAGATGGCAAATCTGGGCGAGGTTAAAAATGCTCTTGGTCTTCCTGTTCCCGAAGGTTTTGTCATTACGGCTGCGGCCCATGAGTGTTTCATGGAATATGGTGATCTGCAAGATGAGATTAACCGTCGGATTCAATTTCTTGAACCAACAAATATAGCCAGGCTTCATGAAACCAGTTCTGATATCCAGAATCTTATTATTACTGCACCCTGCCCCCCGGAAATTGAAGATGCCATTCTGAACGCCTACACTGACTTAATGGAAAAAGCAGGTCATGGCTTTCATGTTTCCATGCGCAGCAGTGCTCTCGGGGAGGATACCAGGGATGCCTCTTTTGCCGGGCAGTATCGGTCTGTACTCAACGTGAGCAGAGAAAATCTGATACTTTCCTACAAGGAGGTCCTTGCCGGCAAATATTCCGTTCCGGCTGTTTCCTATCGTTTAAACAAGGGATTTCGTGATGAAGATATTATTATGTGTGTCGGCTGCATGACTATGGTCGATGCCGAAGCCGGTGGCGTTATGTATTCGGCAGATCCCGGGAATATACGTCATGAGTGTATTATAATTAATGCTGCATGGGGGCTTGGCAAGTCGGTGGTAGATGGAAGTATGGCCCATGACCTGTTTGTTCTTTCCAAAAAAGATCCGAAAATTATTTTGAAAAGCGAAATCAGCGACAAAAAGCAGCAGCTTGTTTCCGGCGCTTTGGAAGGAATATGCCTTGCGAATATAACCGAAGAACAGGCCAATAAACCGGCAATTACCGATGAACAAGCTGCTTTGTTAGGCGAATTGGCCCTCCGTCTGGAAAAACATTTTGGCGCTCCACAGGATATTGAATGGGCTTTTGAACCGGATGGTTCTGTCTCGATTTTACAAAGCCGGCCGCTGATGGTACTTGACAAAGAACCGACAGGGATTAAGGATATTCCAGAACCAAAGGTTGACCTACCGGTGATTCTGACCGGCGGTGTAGCAGCCAGCCCTGGGGCTGCCAGCGGCCCGGCCTTTGTGGTTGAAACAGCTGTAGATATGCTACAGTTTCCCCCAGGGGCCGTGCTTGTAGCCAGAAATCCCCTTCCTAAATGGGCGGCACTCTTAAATAGCGCTGTTGCAGTCATCACAGACACAGGAGGTGTCACAGGTCATATGGCGGCCGTGGCTCGCGAATTCAAGGTTCCCGCCCTTTTTGGAACTTCAACC of the Anaerolineae bacterium genome contains:
- a CDS encoding sigma-54 dependent transcriptional regulator, producing MKIQSLYIKHLQKSIMQEFILGSDVMHSIMKEVDQVAKYDVNVLIIGESGTGKELLAKIIHLQSSRAENPFVPVNCGILSGLMFEDKLFGHEKGSFTGAIRREKGCLELADKGTLFLDEVAEIPLENQVDFLRVLEDFQFIRIGGNELIKVDIRLISATNKDLKTEMRQGLFRDDLFYRLHLVPIYIPPLRERKSVIPKMVDRFLDQLAANYKRPKPTIKLEVIDIFSRYNWPGNVRELKNLVERVFIINNDDVINIEHLPSDFLWHFRDPPRMMNLEEVKQSAETKAVLDALYRVGGDRKRAAGMLAISPRTLRHKLNKYNLKVDRKGKPMTEISSATLKKGLS
- a CDS encoding PEP/pyruvate-binding domain-containing protein, giving the protein MFGLKQFFKKLLKDDPKKVKHKVAVEDLRNAFTNRYLNFKTLLSTNNKVLELITDMEQTFSGSRTFGMSFIRANCTAISVNIYKIISCLNEIANDKYKELPRVLEDILLKIDRELQQKKLETGGELILLLEGIDKTMADHVGAKMANLGEVKNALGLPVPEGFVITAAAHECFMEYGDLQDEINRRIQFLEPTNIARLHETSSDIQNLIITAPCPPEIEDAILNAYTDLMEKAGHGFHVSMRSSALGEDTRDASFAGQYRSVLNVSRENLILSYKEVLAGKYSVPAVSYRLNKGFRDEDIIMCVGCMTMVDAEAGGVMYSADPGNIRHECIIINAAWGLGKSVVDGSMAHDLFVLSKKDPKIILKSEISDKKQQLVSGALEGICLANITEEQANKPAITDEQAALLGELALRLEKHFGAPQDIEWAFEPDGSVSILQSRPLMVLDKEPTGIKDIPEPKVDLPVILTGGVAASPGAASGPAFVVETAVDMLQFPPGAVLVARNPLPKWAALLNSAVAVITDTGGVTGHMAAVAREFKVPALFGTSTATEYIRNGDLVTVDATGCAVYAGRAESLLEKEAEKTSLMKGSPVHNSLGNVLKYIAPLNLTDPDASDFTPEGCRTIHDIIRFAHEMSLCELFEFKKDASFPEHLARRLVIDVPMQWWVVDLGGGCREGTGGGGTIGLEDITSGPMLTLWKGITAIPWKGPPPIDTKGFFSVMYGATMDRSLVPGIRSRYADRNYFIISGNFCHLSSRFGFHFSTVEAFFGDKVAENYICFNFNGGGADNVRRQRRANLIKLILEKFDFWVQIKGDTVFARLERQEIPFLKERLKVLGHLVMHTRQLDMVLSNSGRVNKYVEKILKEVSSFVDVSQ